The Prosthecobacter vanneervenii genome has a segment encoding these proteins:
- a CDS encoding tRNA dihydrouridine synthase — translation MTPVTHLEQLLARPEPLLALAPMQDVTDLEFWRLMTRYGGADVYYTEYFRVHPDSHLDKPILASLIHNPTGKPAIAQMIGNDIPSLVRSAKELQRYNIAGVDLNLGCPAPVVYKKCAGGGLLRDVPRIEGILGALREAVSIKFTVKTRLGFDDTETIDALVPLFAKHGVDLVTIHGRTVLQMYRDGVRYDLIGQATSALPCPVLANGNVRTILDAEAVKKQTGVHGLMIGRGAISNPWIFEQIRQQARGEPVFQPTPADRLRYVEELYETVTTPDTRELDMVNRIKKHLNFFAPGLADSEGFLNVMRRCTTRAGIMEVCARHF, via the coding sequence ATGACTCCGGTGACACATCTCGAACAGCTTCTAGCACGGCCTGAGCCGCTGCTGGCGCTGGCCCCGATGCAAGATGTAACGGATCTGGAGTTTTGGCGACTGATGACGCGCTATGGCGGTGCAGATGTCTATTACACGGAGTACTTCCGCGTGCACCCGGACTCGCATCTGGACAAGCCCATCCTGGCCTCGCTGATTCACAACCCGACTGGCAAGCCGGCCATCGCGCAGATGATCGGGAACGACATCCCGTCACTCGTGCGCAGCGCCAAAGAGCTGCAGCGCTACAACATCGCCGGAGTGGATCTCAATCTCGGCTGCCCTGCCCCGGTGGTGTACAAGAAATGCGCAGGGGGTGGTCTGCTACGTGATGTGCCGCGCATCGAGGGCATCCTGGGCGCGCTGAGAGAGGCTGTGTCCATCAAGTTCACCGTGAAAACGCGCCTGGGCTTTGACGACACTGAGACTATCGATGCACTGGTGCCGCTGTTTGCCAAGCATGGCGTGGACCTCGTGACCATCCACGGCCGTACCGTGCTGCAGATGTACCGGGATGGCGTGCGCTACGACCTCATCGGTCAGGCCACCTCCGCACTCCCCTGCCCGGTGCTGGCCAACGGCAACGTGCGCACTATTCTCGATGCTGAGGCTGTCAAAAAGCAGACCGGCGTGCACGGACTCATGATCGGCCGTGGTGCCATCAGCAATCCGTGGATCTTTGAGCAGATACGTCAGCAGGCACGTGGAGAGCCCGTCTTCCAGCCTACACCCGCCGACCGCCTCCGTTACGTGGAGGAACTCTACGAAACAGTGACCACTCCCGACACCCGGGAACTGGACATGGTGAACCGCATCAAAAAGCACCTCAACTTCTTCGCGCCCGGTCTGGCGGACTCAGAGGGATTTCTCAATGTCATGCGCCGCTGCACCACGCGTGCAGGCATCATGGAGGTGTGCGCCAGGCATTTCTAG
- a CDS encoding NHL repeat-containing protein: MRLLLTFALIAQCATAADWTISTFAGNGTAGGSGDGGPAIAAQIDNPFGVVRGPDGAIWFCEYTGQRIRRVAADGTISTIAGTGKKGYSGDGGHALQATFNLPHELRFDSRGDLYVVDMTNHAVRKIDMKTKLITTFAGTGVAGYSGDGGLASQAQFKSPHSIQFGPDGSLYVCDIGNNVIRRIDMQTGVISTFAGTGKAGPTPDGAPISGTPLKGPRSIDFDKEGNLWLVTREGNQVFKFDLKAGIIHHVAGTGAKGFGGNGGPAKLATLSGPKGVSIDAEGNAWLADTESHSVRMINAKTGNLELIAGTGEKGDGPDGNPLNCKMARLHGIYCDADGSVFIGDSETHRVRVLRKK, encoded by the coding sequence ATGCGCCTCCTACTTACCTTTGCCCTCATCGCCCAATGCGCCACAGCCGCTGATTGGACCATCTCAACCTTTGCAGGAAACGGCACAGCCGGAGGCAGCGGTGATGGAGGCCCTGCCATTGCTGCACAGATTGACAATCCGTTTGGCGTGGTGCGTGGCCCGGATGGCGCCATCTGGTTCTGCGAATACACCGGCCAGCGCATTCGCCGCGTGGCAGCAGACGGCACCATCAGCACCATCGCAGGCACAGGAAAGAAGGGCTACAGCGGCGATGGCGGCCACGCCCTGCAGGCCACCTTTAACCTGCCACACGAGCTGCGTTTTGACTCCCGGGGCGACCTCTACGTGGTGGACATGACCAACCACGCCGTTCGCAAAATCGACATGAAGACCAAGCTCATCACCACCTTTGCCGGCACAGGTGTGGCTGGCTACAGCGGCGACGGCGGCCTGGCCTCCCAGGCTCAGTTCAAGAGTCCGCACAGCATCCAGTTTGGTCCGGATGGCAGCCTTTATGTCTGCGACATCGGCAACAACGTCATCCGCCGCATCGACATGCAGACGGGCGTCATCAGCACCTTTGCTGGCACTGGCAAAGCGGGCCCCACGCCCGACGGCGCACCCATCTCAGGCACTCCGCTGAAAGGCCCGCGCAGCATCGACTTCGATAAAGAGGGCAACCTCTGGCTCGTCACCCGCGAAGGTAACCAGGTCTTCAAATTCGATCTCAAAGCCGGCATTATCCACCATGTGGCAGGCACGGGAGCCAAAGGCTTCGGCGGCAATGGCGGCCCCGCCAAGCTGGCCACCCTCAGCGGCCCCAAGGGCGTCTCCATCGACGCCGAGGGCAACGCCTGGCTGGCCGACACCGAAAGCCACAGCGTGCGCATGATCAATGCAAAGACCGGCAATCTCGAACTCATCGCTGGCACCGGCGAGAAAGGCGACGGCCCGGATGGCAACCCTCTGAACTGCAAGATGGCCCGCCTCCACGGCATCTACTGCGATGCCGACGGCTCCGTCTTCATCGGAGATAGTGAGACGCATCGTGTGCGTGTGCTGCGGAAGAAGTGA
- a CDS encoding M64 family metallopeptidase, with translation MMLRAFLFLMLAAALHAQTATLFTVQDNGPRSERINLVFLSEGYTTADMPNFATHVTNAVNFLFSKEPWAQYRSYCNVYRIEIASNESGCDNGNTSGANGLRDTYFSAGFNTPSVTQLLTLAGTGSTRAFSLLNTYLPEYDVPVVIVNDTKYGGAGGSLAVASINSSSAAVVEHEIGHSFALLADEYDTEYLIYTPSEKPNTTAQTTRSLIRWNYWIDSTTPVPTPETLAYDSLAGLFEGSMYRTSGWYRPHNNSLMKNLNRPCGQINREQFVLQFYSRVHPLDGYTPGTSSSSVTQPSPLSFSVKPKVPSSGVALSVTWKIDGVTQSGQTATSFSTLSDFIGNGSHTVSATVQDPTAFVRLDTSNLLSQTVSWNLTLSSQIPATLANWRTTYGADTTVRTADRMPNLIKYALGLDAGGVAPPAQLPAGSLTSSSGQNYLTLTIPRRMRRTDATYTVEVSSDLTTWRSGAGYTVILQDTESQLVVRDAVPAGSSSPRFIRLAVQALP, from the coding sequence ATGATGCTACGCGCTTTTCTTTTCCTCATGCTGGCGGCCGCGCTTCATGCGCAGACTGCGACGCTCTTTACCGTGCAGGACAACGGACCGCGCAGCGAGCGAATCAACCTTGTCTTTCTCTCTGAAGGCTACACCACGGCCGACATGCCCAATTTTGCCACTCATGTCACCAATGCGGTGAACTTCCTTTTCTCCAAGGAGCCGTGGGCGCAGTATCGCAGCTACTGCAATGTCTATCGCATCGAGATCGCCTCCAACGAAAGCGGCTGCGACAATGGCAACACCAGCGGCGCCAACGGGTTGCGAGACACCTACTTCAGCGCAGGTTTCAATACCCCTTCTGTGACCCAGTTGCTGACGCTGGCTGGCACAGGCAGCACTCGTGCATTTAGCCTGCTCAACACCTACCTGCCGGAATACGATGTGCCTGTGGTGATTGTCAATGACACTAAATACGGTGGCGCAGGCGGCAGTCTCGCCGTGGCGTCCATCAACAGCTCCAGCGCCGCCGTGGTGGAGCATGAAATCGGACATTCCTTCGCTTTGCTGGCGGATGAGTATGACACCGAGTATCTGATCTACACACCATCGGAGAAGCCCAACACCACGGCTCAGACCACCCGCAGTCTCATCCGATGGAATTACTGGATCGACTCCACCACCCCCGTACCTACTCCTGAGACCCTGGCCTATGACAGTCTGGCTGGGCTTTTTGAAGGCTCCATGTACCGCACCAGCGGCTGGTATCGCCCGCATAACAACTCGCTGATGAAAAACCTGAACCGGCCCTGCGGCCAGATCAACCGGGAGCAGTTTGTCCTGCAATTCTATTCACGCGTGCATCCGCTCGACGGCTACACTCCTGGCACTTCCTCCAGCAGCGTCACCCAGCCCTCGCCGCTGAGTTTTTCAGTCAAGCCCAAGGTGCCCAGCAGCGGAGTCGCACTCAGTGTCACCTGGAAAATCGATGGCGTCACGCAGAGCGGCCAGACGGCCACCAGCTTCAGCACGCTTTCGGATTTCATTGGCAACGGATCCCACACCGTCAGCGCCACAGTGCAGGATCCCACCGCTTTTGTCCGCCTAGATACTTCCAATCTGCTCAGCCAGACAGTCTCTTGGAATCTGACGCTCTCCAGCCAGATCCCCGCCACGCTGGCAAACTGGCGCACCACCTATGGAGCCGACACCACCGTGCGCACTGCTGACCGCATGCCCAATCTCATCAAATATGCGCTCGGCCTGGATGCAGGGGGTGTGGCACCGCCTGCTCAGCTGCCAGCAGGCAGCCTGACTTCGAGCTCTGGCCAGAACTACCTCACTCTTACCATTCCACGCCGCATGCGCCGCACAGATGCCACTTACACCGTCGAAGTTTCCAGTGATCTGACCACCTGGCGGTCGGGGGCTGGATACACCGTCATCCTGCAGGACACGGAGTCCCAGCTTGTCGTGCGCGATGCTGTGCCTGCGGGCAGTTCATCGCCACGTTTTATCAGGCTGGCGGTGCAGGCATTGCCGTGA
- a CDS encoding sialate O-acetylesterase has translation MKPLLLLSCLAVFTTAHAAVRLPAIFTDHMVLQRGMPVPVWGKADPGEEVTVEFAGQKKSTKADAAGRWMVKLDALTANDQPQVLKAGTATVQDVLVGEVWLASGQSNMEWEMQMKPDSAADIPKATHPRLRLIEVPKAVAANPQEDVKTAWTQCTPASAASFSAVAYYFGLRLQEELKVPVGMILSAWGGTRIEPWTSIEGLDAVPALKELAADMHTKIPGSDIYRATHEKYLAEIDAWSKTARAALDQKKAVPALPKQPAAAPFNEVTPTSLYNAMIHPLTPFALRGSIWYQGESNHVEGFAYMEKTKALLASWRAAFQLPELPFYFVQIAPWQYGTEDAEILPQFWQAQRECLQIPHTGMAVISDIGEVTDIHPAHKKEVARRLSLWALAKEYGHKEIDPNGPLYAGYAIEGAAIRAKFDHSGSGLASRDGKPLSHFEIAGKDGVFHPAEAKIDGSSILISSAAVPEPRRARFAWSKLAIHNLMNNEGLQATAFHTHWPVDPDMGDNLARGCTWESSDKNTYGWDTGLTDGSVVEYPPNCYATSNSDKFPKHVTVDLKKPKPVNLVCVSVPAIGSTKTVAVSVSVDGKTFREVGRHAFTLGKAERARVSFPDADARYIRISYLDHHAKLAGEYPNTFAFTTEVEAYHTK, from the coding sequence ATGAAACCGCTGCTCCTTCTCTCCTGTCTTGCTGTTTTCACCACCGCCCATGCAGCAGTCAGGCTGCCGGCCATTTTCACCGACCACATGGTGCTGCAGCGTGGCATGCCGGTGCCGGTATGGGGCAAGGCCGATCCGGGCGAGGAGGTGACGGTGGAGTTTGCCGGACAGAAGAAATCCACTAAAGCCGATGCCGCTGGGCGCTGGATGGTAAAACTGGACGCCCTGACAGCGAATGATCAGCCGCAGGTGCTGAAAGCAGGCACCGCCACCGTGCAGGATGTGCTGGTGGGCGAGGTGTGGCTGGCATCAGGCCAGTCCAACATGGAGTGGGAAATGCAGATGAAGCCGGATAGCGCTGCAGACATCCCGAAAGCCACGCACCCCAGACTTCGGCTGATTGAAGTTCCCAAGGCTGTGGCTGCCAATCCGCAGGAGGACGTCAAGACTGCCTGGACCCAGTGCACCCCGGCCAGCGCCGCCTCTTTCTCAGCGGTGGCCTATTACTTTGGCCTGCGGCTGCAGGAAGAGCTGAAGGTGCCCGTGGGCATGATCTTGAGCGCCTGGGGAGGAACCCGCATCGAGCCTTGGACGAGCATCGAGGGACTGGATGCCGTGCCTGCGCTGAAGGAGCTGGCTGCAGACATGCACACCAAGATCCCCGGCAGCGACATTTACCGCGCCACCCATGAAAAATACCTGGCGGAGATCGATGCGTGGTCCAAGACCGCGCGTGCTGCGCTGGATCAGAAAAAAGCTGTGCCTGCCTTGCCCAAGCAGCCTGCGGCAGCGCCTTTCAATGAGGTGACTCCGACCTCTCTGTATAATGCCATGATTCACCCGCTCACGCCTTTCGCACTGCGTGGCAGCATCTGGTATCAAGGAGAGTCAAATCATGTGGAAGGCTTTGCCTACATGGAAAAGACCAAGGCGCTGCTGGCCTCCTGGCGTGCGGCCTTCCAACTGCCGGAACTGCCATTTTACTTTGTACAGATCGCTCCCTGGCAATATGGCACTGAGGATGCCGAGATCCTGCCGCAATTCTGGCAGGCGCAGCGCGAGTGCCTTCAGATTCCTCACACCGGCATGGCAGTGATATCCGACATCGGCGAGGTGACCGATATTCACCCCGCGCACAAGAAGGAGGTCGCTCGCAGGCTTTCGCTCTGGGCTTTGGCCAAGGAGTACGGCCACAAGGAGATCGACCCCAACGGCCCGCTGTATGCAGGCTACGCCATCGAAGGCGCGGCAATCCGAGCCAAGTTTGACCATTCCGGCAGCGGCCTGGCCTCGCGCGATGGCAAGCCTCTCTCCCATTTCGAGATCGCCGGGAAAGATGGCGTCTTCCATCCTGCCGAAGCGAAGATCGATGGCAGCAGCATCCTCATCAGCTCCGCCGCTGTGCCGGAGCCGCGCCGCGCCCGCTTTGCCTGGAGCAAGCTGGCCATCCATAATCTGATGAACAACGAAGGACTGCAGGCCACCGCCTTCCACACGCACTGGCCGGTGGATCCCGACATGGGCGACAACCTGGCGCGCGGCTGCACCTGGGAAAGCAGCGACAAAAACACCTATGGCTGGGACACCGGCCTGACCGATGGCTCTGTCGTCGAATATCCTCCAAACTGCTACGCCACAAGCAATAGTGACAAATTTCCGAAACATGTGACTGTGGACCTCAAGAAGCCGAAGCCGGTCAATCTCGTTTGTGTGAGCGTGCCAGCGATCGGTTCCACCAAAACAGTGGCGGTGTCTGTGAGTGTAGACGGCAAGACCTTCCGCGAAGTGGGCCGCCATGCCTTCACCCTTGGCAAAGCCGAGCGCGCCAGAGTCAGCTTCCCGGATGCTGATGCACGCTACATCCGCATCAGCTACCTGGACCACCATGCCAAGCTGGCCGGCGAATATCCCAACACCTTTGCGTTTACCACCGAAGTGGAGGCGTATCATACCAAGTAA